From a single Polynucleobacter asymbioticus QLW-P1DMWA-1 genomic region:
- the recJ gene encoding single-stranded-DNA-specific exonuclease RecJ: protein MSQFSHRPFSERTATWLQQSGLHPLLARLYAARGLESPEDLSLELRNLISPKELKNCLSTASLLADILEKKEPMLIVADYDCDGATACAVGLRGLRMLGGPDTPIQFLVPNRFTMGYGLTPEVVELAAQQIPKPKYLITVDNGIASEAGVDRARELGMEVIVTDHHLPGDRLPKATAIVNPNQPGCSFPSKALAGVGVMFYLLVALRAELRQRGKFTNETQPKVENLLDLVALGTVADVAQLDRNNRVLVSNGLKRIRAGISQPGIQALFQAATRDTRKANTFDLGFAIGPRLNAAGRLADMTLGIRLLLTDSTDEAMALAQELDRINRERRVIEGGMQETALAHLAEDQLAGSMDQRSSICMWHPEWHQGVVGIVASRLKERFNRPAIVFAPAAGATGEELRGSGRSLTGLHLRDALDIVSKREPGLILKFGGHAMAAGLTIRKSDFEKFDALFQNVANDLLTDELLERKHIHDGALAPSEFTPEIGDLLAEEIWGQGFPQPVFYGEFEVTQQSLMKEKHLRLMLRPIGASELAANAKPITAVWFNRTQSLPAKAKLAYRLVTDRYQGQAHIQLMIEAHDEAASA, encoded by the coding sequence ATGAGTCAGTTTTCTCATCGCCCCTTTTCTGAGCGCACAGCCACATGGCTACAGCAAAGCGGCTTACATCCTCTGCTTGCAAGACTCTACGCAGCACGCGGCCTAGAGTCTCCAGAAGATCTCTCTTTGGAGTTGAGAAATTTAATCTCCCCTAAAGAGCTAAAAAACTGCTTGAGCACTGCTTCTTTACTGGCGGATATTCTCGAGAAAAAAGAACCGATGCTAATCGTCGCAGACTATGACTGTGACGGCGCTACCGCTTGCGCTGTAGGTCTGCGAGGGTTGCGGATGTTAGGTGGTCCAGACACACCCATTCAATTTTTAGTTCCCAATCGCTTCACCATGGGCTACGGATTAACTCCAGAAGTAGTTGAGTTAGCAGCGCAGCAAATCCCTAAGCCGAAATATCTCATTACTGTCGATAACGGTATTGCCAGTGAAGCAGGTGTCGATAGAGCTCGCGAACTTGGCATGGAGGTCATTGTTACCGATCACCATTTACCTGGTGATCGTCTTCCAAAAGCAACGGCTATCGTCAACCCTAATCAACCAGGTTGTAGCTTTCCCAGTAAAGCGCTCGCTGGCGTCGGCGTGATGTTTTATTTATTAGTGGCGCTCAGAGCAGAATTACGTCAGCGTGGAAAATTTACTAATGAGACTCAGCCTAAAGTAGAAAACCTTCTAGATTTAGTGGCACTAGGTACGGTTGCCGATGTTGCGCAATTAGATCGCAACAATCGCGTATTAGTTTCCAATGGATTAAAACGGATTCGTGCGGGAATATCGCAGCCCGGTATACAGGCATTGTTTCAAGCAGCCACACGCGATACGCGCAAAGCCAATACCTTTGATTTGGGCTTTGCTATCGGCCCCAGACTCAATGCTGCTGGGCGCTTAGCTGATATGACTTTAGGAATTCGCTTACTGCTGACAGATAGCACCGATGAGGCAATGGCGTTAGCACAAGAACTTGACCGCATTAATCGTGAGCGTCGTGTGATTGAAGGTGGAATGCAAGAAACTGCCCTCGCGCACCTAGCAGAAGATCAACTAGCGGGAAGCATGGACCAAAGATCCAGCATCTGCATGTGGCATCCCGAGTGGCACCAAGGGGTTGTTGGAATTGTTGCCTCACGCTTAAAAGAACGTTTTAACCGTCCAGCAATTGTCTTCGCTCCTGCTGCGGGCGCTACCGGTGAAGAGTTACGTGGCTCTGGTCGCTCACTAACTGGCTTGCATCTCCGGGATGCCCTTGATATTGTCTCTAAACGTGAGCCAGGACTCATTCTTAAATTTGGTGGCCATGCGATGGCCGCCGGATTAACGATCCGCAAAAGTGATTTTGAAAAGTTTGACGCCCTGTTTCAGAATGTGGCAAATGATTTGCTGACCGATGAATTACTAGAGCGCAAACATATTCATGATGGAGCGTTAGCCCCGTCAGAATTCACCCCAGAAATTGGCGACCTGCTTGCTGAAGAAATCTGGGGCCAAGGCTTCCCTCAGCCAGTTTTTTATGGGGAATTTGAGGTTACCCAACAAAGTCTTATGAAAGAAAAGCATCTTCGCCTCATGCTTCGCCCGATTGGGGCGTCCGAACTTGCTGCAAACGCCAAACCAATTACTGCTGTTTGGTTTAACCGTACTCAGAGCCTGCCAGCCAAAGCTAAATTGGCTTATCGCCTCGTGACCGACCGCTACCAAGGCCAAGCCCACATACAACTGATGATTGAAGCCCATGATGAGGCAGCCAGCGCCTAA
- a CDS encoding lipoprotein-releasing ABC transporter permease subunit, protein MRLPIELEIGLRYTRSKRRKTVGKHDGFLSFISGISTAGIALGVASLIVVLSVMNGFQKDVRDRMLSVLSHVEITAPDGLANWEPLALKVAAQPHVVGVAPMVASQGLLSRDNVMRGVAIRGVSPSEEGKVSDLPKQFVAGSINDLTPGGFGVALGAQLAALVGAHVGDRINLIVPESDLTPAGAMPRMRTLQVVGIVDSGHYEFDSSLAIMHWKDAAALLRLHDPSGLRVKVDDMQRAPEVANELAAVVPQALWVTDWSRSNRNWFAAVQTEKKMMFIILTLIIAVAAFNLVSTLVMTVNEKQADIAILRTMGASPGLIQRIFLVQGLAIGLLGSLAGVGLGLLIALNIDVIVPTIEAIFRVRFLPRDVYFISELPSDVRLNDVVTVGLMAFGLSVLATLYPSRRAAKVQPAEALRYE, encoded by the coding sequence TTGAGACTACCTATCGAGCTAGAAATTGGCTTACGCTATACCCGCTCCAAGCGCCGTAAGACGGTTGGAAAGCATGATGGCTTCCTTTCCTTTATTTCTGGGATTTCTACGGCGGGCATTGCTTTGGGTGTCGCTTCCCTGATTGTTGTTCTTTCGGTCATGAATGGATTCCAAAAGGATGTACGCGATCGGATGCTATCCGTTCTTTCGCATGTGGAAATTACTGCTCCTGATGGATTGGCTAATTGGGAGCCCTTGGCCTTAAAAGTGGCTGCACAACCTCACGTAGTGGGCGTAGCTCCTATGGTTGCCTCACAAGGTTTATTGAGCCGCGACAATGTTATGCGGGGTGTTGCTATTCGAGGAGTCTCTCCAAGTGAAGAAGGTAAAGTTTCTGACTTACCTAAGCAATTTGTGGCTGGCTCTATTAATGATTTAACGCCAGGTGGTTTTGGTGTAGCGCTAGGCGCGCAGTTAGCCGCATTAGTTGGTGCACACGTTGGCGATCGCATTAATTTAATTGTTCCTGAGAGTGATTTAACTCCGGCCGGTGCAATGCCGCGGATGCGTACATTACAAGTTGTAGGCATTGTAGATAGCGGTCATTACGAGTTCGATAGTTCTTTGGCGATCATGCATTGGAAAGATGCAGCGGCTTTATTACGTCTGCATGACCCCTCAGGCTTACGCGTTAAGGTGGACGATATGCAGCGGGCGCCAGAGGTGGCTAATGAGTTGGCAGCAGTAGTGCCCCAGGCCTTATGGGTGACAGACTGGTCACGCTCAAATCGCAATTGGTTTGCAGCCGTCCAGACTGAGAAAAAAATGATGTTCATTATTCTTACCTTAATTATTGCTGTTGCTGCATTTAACTTGGTTTCAACGCTGGTGATGACGGTTAATGAAAAACAAGCGGATATTGCTATTCTTAGAACGATGGGCGCGAGCCCTGGATTAATTCAAAGAATATTTTTAGTACAAGGTTTAGCTATTGGCCTCTTAGGATCTTTAGCGGGCGTTGGTTTAGGTTTATTAATCGCACTCAATATTGATGTCATTGTTCCAACAATAGAAGCGATCTTCCGCGTGCGTTTCTTGCCACGTGATGTGTATTTCATCAGCGAGCTTCCATCCGACGTGAGGTTGAATGAT